One Pseudoalteromonas rubra genomic window, CCTAAAAACGCCCAAATTATCCAAGACCACTGCGTCTTTTTATACATGCACTTACTACCTTAATTAAAACTATAAACGAGCGTCACACCTATTTCGCTATCTACTTTTTCTTTGCCTTCTTCAGGCTGGGAGTGATAACGATAGGTATAGGCCACTTTCATAGAAACACCGCCCATGACCTGACTGATCAAAGCTGTTTCTGAAAAAATACGTGCCCCCAGACCCGACACGGATCTTTCATAACTGATATCCTGATTAAAACGCGTGCGCTTAGAAACGGTGCGCTCCCACTGTAATGCAGCACGCAACAGGTGACCACGCTCAACCCTTTCCTGCTCAGGCTCTAACTCGGTCTCATCGTCTCGCCTGTACATAGACAAACCCGGACCAATATCTAAATCAACGGTATTTTTGCGCCCTTCAAAGACACGCTTACCATAACCAATAACAAAAGTGGTGGTGTATTCACGCCCATTAAACTTATCCAGCTCATAGTCGCCATACAGAAACAAGGACGTATTCTTCTGCCCTATTTTATAGTTACCTTGGGCTGAAATGAAGTAACGGGACGCGGTTTCGTCTTCAATGTTTGTGTCCGGGTCAACCTCGCGACGATACGCCCCATCAAACTTAAACTGGTTACGCCAGTATTTAAAATCCTGATAGAGATTACTCTTGAGCTTAAACGCGGTATTACTGGTATTACCCCGATTGAGCAAAGCACCAAATTCAACGTCGCCGTATAAAAACTCTCCTTCATGAAGCGCATGGATCTCTTCTTCCGATAACTCTCCATACTCATGGAAATCTTCAAACGGATCAACGGCCAAAGCCTGCGTACTGACTAGCACCCCTGCGCAGGCAAGGAAAAAAGTGGCGTATTTCACAGCGCTGATTTCTCTTACTGCTTCCAAACAATGTGGCAAAAAGGCGCATCCAGGTCGCGACTGATCAGAATTTTGGCATAAATGACATCGCCTTGGGCTACCTCCAGGCCAACACTCACCTGAATGAAGTGCTCAGCTTCAGCTTCCTGATCATAGGCAACCAACGTATGCCAGCTGTCGTCAGGGACACTGTCTTCAATAAAGCCAAACTCTTCACTCTGGCTGTCGAACAACTCAACGTCTTCAGCTGTCAGGTTATCACCAGCCAGCTCAAGGAAAATATCATAGGCTTGTTGCGTTGCTTCTTCGATAGAACTTAAACGTGCAGACATTACATCACCTCGTCTGTCAAAATTGAGGGGTATAGTAGCAAATTGCAAATTTACAAGGCTACGGCT contains:
- a CDS encoding DUF481 domain-containing protein; translation: MKYATFFLACAGVLVSTQALAVDPFEDFHEYGELSEEEIHALHEGEFLYGDVEFGALLNRGNTSNTAFKLKSNLYQDFKYWRNQFKFDGAYRREVDPDTNIEDETASRYFISAQGNYKIGQKNTSLFLYGDYELDKFNGREYTTTFVIGYGKRVFEGRKNTVDLDIGPGLSMYRRDDETELEPEQERVERGHLLRAALQWERTVSKRTRFNQDISYERSVSGLGARIFSETALISQVMGGVSMKVAYTYRYHSQPEEGKEKVDSEIGVTLVYSFN
- a CDS encoding DUF440 family protein; translated protein: MSARLSSIEEATQQAYDIFLELAGDNLTAEDVELFDSQSEEFGFIEDSVPDDSWHTLVAYDQEAEAEHFIQVSVGLEVAQGDVIYAKILISRDLDAPFCHIVWKQ